The sequence CAGTAGCTGGGCTGGCAATTCCCCGGCTTGGAGGCAAAAAACTGGAGCTTCCCGTCGGGATCGAAGGGCGTGCCGGCGCGCCGGACCAGTTCCGGCTTGTAGTCGAAGGTATCGACATGGCTCAGCCCGCCGGGGCAGAAGATCTGGATGACCCGCTTCGCCCGCG comes from Candidatus Hydrogenedentota bacterium and encodes:
- a CDS encoding DUF1501 domain-containing protein; this encodes MKRCSGSDRSPLSRRDYLTHAGGGLGGVALTAMLGREARAAQAIDPLAARPAPHPARAKRVIQIFCPGGLSHVDTFDYKPELVRRAGTPFDPDGKLQFFASKPGNCQPSY